One Bufo gargarizans isolate SCDJY-AF-19 chromosome 4, ASM1485885v1, whole genome shotgun sequence DNA window includes the following coding sequences:
- the LOC122935828 gene encoding oocyte zinc finger protein XlCOF19-like codes for MMCDPPCKSEVEEDIPVHVTTENSCKKLGGNVLLSLDFSSGENLVTCNVHPGLHSADPSYNPPNREEPSPDQTQLKGGKRFQCVECGKQFRYNLELSVHRRSHTGEKPYSCTQCGKCFTIKSSFEEHKRSHKGEKPYSCSECGKCFTKKSNLDQHKRIHTGEKSYKCSLCKKCFRYRSAWITHERIHTGDKPYSCSECGKCFTKKSNLVQHKRIHTGEKSYTCSLCEKCFRHRSAWITHERIHTGEKPYSCLECGKCFISKSSLVKHKRIHTGQKPYSCSECGKLFRDKSSLVKHERIHTGEKPYSC; via the exons atgatgtgcgatcccccgtgtaagagtgaggtggaggaggacattccagtccatgtgaccacag AAAACTCCTGTAAGAAGCTTGGAGGAAACGTCCTGTTATCTCTAGATTTCTCTTCAGGAGAAAATCTTGTTACCTGTAATGTACACCCaggacttcacagtgcagatccatcatataatcctcctaatcgtgaggaaccttctcctgaccaaACACAGTTGAAAGGCGGTAAAAGATTTCAATGTGTGGAATGTGGAAAACAGTTTAGATATAATTTAGAACTTTCTGTTCACagaagaagtcacacaggagaaaagccatattcatgtacacaatgtgggaaatgttttaccatTAAATCAAGCTTTGAGGAACATAAGAGAAGTCacaaaggagagaagccatattcatgttcagaatgtggaaaatgttttaccaaGAAATCTAATCTCGATCagcataagagaattcacacaggagagaagtcaTATAAATGTTCACtgtgtaaaaaatgttttagatATAGATCAGCTTGgattacacatgagagaattcacacaggagataagccatattcatgttctgaatgtgggaaatgttttaccaagaaatcaaatcttgttcagcataagagaattcacacaggagagaagtcaTATACATGTTCACTGTGTGAAAAATGTTTTAGACATAGATCAGCTTGgattacacatgagagaattcacacaggagagaagccatattcctgcttagaatgtgggaaatgctttataaGTAAATCTAGTCTTGTTAAACACAAGAGAATTCACACTGGACAGAAgccttattcatgttcagaatgtgggaaattgtTTAGagataaatcaagtcttgttaaacACGagcgaattcacacaggagagaagccgtattcatgt